A stretch of DNA from Micromonospora peucetia:
GGCGAGGTGGCGCAGCCCGCCTCCTGACGCGCCACCGGGACGACGCGACACGCCGGAGACCGCTGGCGGGGCTCCACGCGGGACCAGTTGATCGATAACATCTGATCCATGTGGACCCGGCGGCTGGGGGCGGTGCTCGGGGTCCTCGCGGTGCTGGCGGCCGGCTGTGATCGGGTCCCGGCGGAGCCCGCCGACAAGCCGCTGCGTCCGCGGTGGCAGTCGCTGACCCTGCCGGCGCCGCCGGGAGTCCCCGGCCGGCCGCTGCTGCGCGCCGCCGTGGCCTGTGCCGGGCGGTGGTACGTGGTCGGCGGGCTCGCCGACGCGGCGGGGGAGACCCGTCCGGCGGCCTGGGGCAGTGGGGACGGCGTGTCGTGGGCGGCGCTGCCGGTGTCGCCGTCGAGCTTCTACGGCCGCCAGCACGTGCTCTACGCGGCGGCCTGCCGGGACGGCCGGCTGGCGGCGCTCGGGGCGAAGAACGGCGGCGCGCACGGCAACCCCCGCACGGGCACCTGGTCGCAGTCGCCGGGCGGGGAGCTCCGGGAGGCGCCGGCGCCCTTCGAGCTGTACGCCGGGCCGCGCGCGGTGAGCGTGGCGCGGCTGGCGGCGGGCCCGGCCGGTTGGCTGGTCGCGGGGGCGCGGGTTGACGGGGCGGCGGTCTGGACGTCGCCGGACGGTGAGCGGTTCACGATCCGGGAGGGTGCGCCGGAACTCGCCGGTGACGGGCGCGGCCGGACGGTCGCGTACGACGCGGTGGCCGCGCCGACCGGCTGGTGGGTGGTGGGGGCGGTGCTGCCGCCCGGCACGACGGCGCTGGCGCCCCTGGCCTGGAGTTCCGCCGACGGGCGGGCCTGGCGGCGGGTGGCGCTGCCGGCGCCGGACGGGCGTGGCCAGGCGCAGCGGGTGGCGTCGGTCGACGGCGCGGTGGTGGCGGTCGGGCCGGTGCGCGACGGTTTCGGGGCCTGGCGGCTGGCGGGCGACGAGTGGCGGCGGGTCGGTGGGTTCGGCGCGGCCGGCCCGGGGGTGTCCTCGGTCGACGGTCTGGTGCCGGCCGGGCGGGAGTTGGTCGCGGTCACGGCGGACGGCGGCGGTCACGGACTGTGGCTCTCGGTCGATTCGGGAGATTCATGGCGGGTGATGGCAATGCCGGGTGCCGTGCCGGATGGTGGGAACACCGCCGTGGCGGTGGCGTCGCAGGGTGATCGACTGCTGTTGGTGTCGGACGACGGTGAGACGTCCCGTGCCTGGTCAGTCGGGTTGCCGGCCGTCGGTCGGTAGGGGGTAGATGGCCTTCGACCCGTTACCGACGAAACGAAGGTGAAAAGGTTTCGTGGCCGACGGTTCTTACAGCGATCGTTTCCAATCCGCCACGGCGTGTAACGGTTCGGTCAACCCGCTCCCCTGGGGCTTTCGTCACAGCTCAAAGGTGGGATAGCGTCCGGCCCCAGACCGGCGACGACGGTCTGGTTCGTCCGCCCCCGCAAGGGCCAATCGGCAGCGGGTGGTTCGGACCATGGGACGGAGGAGGGGTTCGGGCCTTGAGGCAGAAGCTCGCGCGCGTTATCGGTGGGGTTGCCATGCTGGCGCTCGTCGCCGGCGGCACCGCATGCTCCAGCAGCGACGACACGGCGTCCGGTGGTGACGCCTGCGGCAACAAGATCGCATTCTTCGGCGCGCTGACCGGTCCCTCGGCGGCGCTCGGCATCAACGAGAACAACGGCGTCAAGCTGGCCGTCGACAAGTACAACAAGGAGAACACCGACTGCAAGGTCGAGTTGGTTCCCCTGGACTCGCAGGGCAGCCCGGACCAGGCCCCGCAGCTGGCCCAGAAGGCCATCGACGACACCAAGATCCTCGGCATCATCGGCCCGGCCTACTCGGGTGAGTCGGAGGCCGCCGGACCGCTGTTCAACGAGGCCGGCCTGGTGACCATCACCCCCTCCGCGACCCGCCCGAGCCTCTCGGAGCAGAAGTGGAAGACCTTCTTCCGCGCGGTCGGCAACGACTTCAGCCAGGGCCCGGCGGCCGGCAACTACATCAAGAACGTGCTGAAGGCCGACACGGTCTTCGTCATCGACGACCAGTCCGCGTACGGCGCCGGCCTGGCTGACGAGGTCAAGAAGGTGCTCGGCCCGTCGGTCGTCGGCTCGGACAAGGTCCAGGGCGATGGCAAGCAGGTCGAGTTCTCCGCCGTCGTCACCAAGGTCAAGGCCGCGAACGCCAAGGCGATCTTCTACGGCGGCTACTACCAGGAGGCCGGCCTGATCCGCAAGCAGCTCACCGCTGCCGGGATCACCGCTCCGTTGGTCGCCGGCGACGGCGTCAACGACGGCGCCTACATCACCTCCGCGGGTGCGGCGGCGGCCGAGGGCACCATCCTCACCTGCCCGTGCCAGCCGGCCGCCGAGGCGCGCGGCACCTTCGTCCAGGAGTACAAGGCCCTCAACGGCACTGACCCGGGCACCTACAGCGACACCGCCTACGACGCGGCGAACATCCTGCTCGCCGGCATCAAGGCGGGCAAGACCAGCCGCGAGGGCCTGCTGGAGTTCGTGAAGGGCTACAGCGGCGAGGGCGTCGCGGCGAAGTACAAGTTCGTCGAGGGTGGCGAGCTCGACCCGGCGGAGGTCAAGGTCTGGGCCTTCAAGGTCGTCGGCGGCAAGGTCGTTCCGGACCAGGAGATCCCCAAGTCCTGACGTCAGTCGCTGCTACGGCGATTGAGTGGTGATCGCGGGCGCGGCCGGGAGCTGTGCTCCCGGCCGCGCCCCACTTTTCTCTCCAGACCCTGATGGAGTGTCCCTTCATTGAACTTCGACGACCTGTTCTCCAACTTCGGGACATACACGACGACCGGCCTGACCCAGGGTGCGATCTACGCCCTGGTCGCGCTCGGCTACACGCTGGTCTACGGCGTGCTGAGACTCATCAACTTCGCCCACTCCGAGGTCTTCATCGCCGGCGCGTTCGCGGCGATCTGGACCTGGAACGGCTTCGGGCTCGACCAGAACTCGCAGGTCAGCGGCATCGGGTCGATCATGTTCTACCTGCTGGTTGCGATGATCGTCGCGGCGATCGCCTCCGCCGGCACGGCCACCGTGATCGAGCGGGTGGCGTACCGGCCGCTGCGTAGGCGAAACGCGCCGCCGCTGGCCTTCCTCATCACCGCGATCGGCGCGTCCATCGCCATCTCCGAGGCGTTCGGCATCTGGACCCGCCGCCGCCCCGAGGGCGCCCCGATCCTGGTCAGCCAGGATCCGCTGTTCCACATCTTCGGCGTGCCGATCGACGCGGTGCAGCTGCTCACCCTCGGCTCCGCGCTGGTGATGATGATCGCGCTGGACCTGTTCATCAACCGCAGCCGGGTCGGCCGCGGCATCCGGGCGGTCGCCCAGGACTCCAACACCGCCGCGCTGATGGGCGTGAACAAGGACCGGATCATCCTGATCGTCTTCATCGCCGGCGGCAGCATGGCCGGTGTCGCCGGCCTGCTCTACGACGTGCGGATCCAGACCCTCACCTACAGCGTCGGCTTCCTGCTCGGCCTCAAGGCGTTCACCGCCGCCGTGCTCGGCGGCATCGGCAACCTGCGGGGCGCGCTGGTCGGCGGCCTGTTGCTGGGCTTGATCGAGAACTACGCCTCCGGCCTGTTCGGCAGCCAGTGGAAGGACTTTGCCGCCTTCGCGCTGCTGGTGGTGCTGCTGATGTTCCGGCCGACTGGTCTGCTGGGTGAGTCGCTGGGGAGGGCACGGGCATGACGAACGTCCTGGAGAAGGTGCGCTCCGGCCGCGAGGCGGCCGGGGAACGGTGGCGCGGTGCCCCGCGCTGGGTGCGTTGGGCGCTGCTGATCGCGGTGATCGCGTTCTTCTACGCGCTGCCGAACAAGGAGTTCTACCAGTACCTCGGGCCGATCCCGACCCCCGGTGCGAACTTCACCCAGGTGATGTTCACCGTCTCGATCTACGTGCTGCTGGCCGTCGGTCTGAACATCGTGGTCGGCTTTGCCGGCCTGCTCGACCTCGGCTACTTCGGCTTCTTCGCCGTCGGCGCGTACACCGTGGCGGTGCTGACCTCGCCGAGCAGTGACCTCAAGACGCTGTGGCCGTGGCTGCTGGCGGTGCCGGTGGCGATCGCCCTGACGATGGTCTCCGGCGTGATGCTCGGTACGCCGACCCTGCGGCTGCGGGGCGACTACCTGGCGCTGGTGACGCTCGGCTTCGCCGAGATGATCCGGATCGGTGCGGTCAGCTCGGAGTTCCTCAAGGGCCAGCGCGGCTTCAACCAGATCCCGCACCCGCCGGGCGAGTACGCCGACGGCAAGCCGTTCTTCGGCGTGCTCGACGCCCGGCCGTACTACTGGCTGGTGCTCACGGTGATCATCCTGGTGGTGATCGGGGTGCGGAACCTGACCAACAGCCGGGTCGGGCGGGCCTGGATCTCCATCCGGGAGGACGAGGACGCCGCGCAGCTGATGGGCGTGCCGACGTTCAAGTTCAAGTTGTGGGCGTTCGCCGCGGGCGCCGCGATCGCCGGCCTGGCCGGCGCGTTGTTCGCGGGCAAGCAGAACTTCGTCAACTCGCAGAACTTCGAGCTGCTGAACTCGATCATCATCCTGGCCGCGGTCATCTTCGGTGGCTCCGGCAACATCGTCGGCGCGATCGTCGGCGGCGGCCTGGTGGCGTACATGATCGAGCGGTTCCGTGGCATCGAGCTGCTCGGCGTCGAGCTGTACGAGTACCGGTTCCTGTTCTTCGGCCTGGTGCTGGTGGTCATGATGATCTTCCGGCCGGAGGGTCTGATACCCAACCGACGACGTGCGGCGGAGTTCAAGGATCGCCGCAAGGAGGTGACCGTCGGTGAGTGACACCGAACAGACGCCGGCCATTCCGGCGCAGGCCGGCGCGCCGGCCGTGGAGGCGGTGCCCACCCGGGAGCCGCTGCTGGAGGTCGACAAGGTCACGCTGCGCTTCGGCGGCGTGGTCGCGCTGAACGAGGTGGACTTCACCCTCTACAAGGGGGAGATCCTCGGTCTGATCGGCCCGAACGGTGCCGGCAAGACCACCTGCTTCAACGCCATGACCGGCATCTACCAGCCCACCGAGGGGCAGATCCGGTTCCGCGGCCAGAAGATCAGCGGCAAGAAGCGGCACCAGATCACCAAGATGGGCATGGCGCGGACGTTCCAGAACATCCGCCTCTTCCCTGAGATGACGGCGCTGGAGAACGTCCTGGTCGGCACGGACGCGCACAACAAGACCAGCGTCATCTCCGCGCTGTTCCGCCTGCCGCGGTACTGGAAGGAAGAGCGCGAGAGCCGGGAGAAGGCCGAGCGCCTGCTGGAGTTCGTCGGCATCCGCGGGCGGCTGCACGAGTTCGCCCGCAACCTCTCCTACGGCGAGCAGCGGCGGCTGGAGATCGCCCGCGCGCTGGCCACCGACCCTGCGCTGCTCTGCCTGGACGAGCCGGCTGCCGGCTTCAACCCGGCGGAGAAGGAGGAACTGCTCCAGCTCATCCGGCAGATCCGGGACACCGGCGTGACCGTGCTGCTCATCGAGCACGACATGCGCCTGGTCATGGGGGTCACCGACCGGATCGTGGTGCTGGAGTTCGGAAAGAAGATCGCCGAAGGGCTGCCCGCCGAGGTGCGGGACAACCCGAAGGTGATCGCGGCGTACCTGGGGGTGCCGGACGATGCTGCTTGAGATCGACGATGTGAGCCTGCTCTACGGGCGGATCCAGGCGCTGCACGGCATCAGCCTGACGGTGGACGAGGGCGAGATCGTCGCCCTGATCGGTGCCAACGGCGCCGGCAAGTCGACGACGATGCGGGCGATCTCCGGCATTCGGCCGGTCGCCAGCGGCAGCATCCGGTTCAACGGCGAGGACATCACCAAGCTCCGGGCGGACCTGCGGGTCCGGCGCGGGCTGTGCCAGGCACCCGAGGGCCGCGGGATCTTCCCGGGCATGACGGTGCTGGACAACCTGGACATGGGCGCGTACACCCGGCGTGACCGGGCCGGCATCGCCCAGGACCTCGACCGGGTGCTGAACCTCTTCCCGCGCCTGGCCGAGCGGCGCAAGCAGGCCGGTGGCACCCTCTCCGGCGGTGAGCAGCAGATGCTGGCCGTCGGGCGGGCGCTGATGAGCCGGCCGAAGCTGCTGCTGCTCGACGAGCCCTCGATGGGGCTGGCGCCGATGCTGATCCAGCAGATCTTCGACATCATCGTCGAGATCAACCAACAGGGCACCACCATCCTGCTGGTCGAACAGAACGCCCAGCAGGCGCTGGCCCGGGCCCACCGGGCGTACGTGCTGGAGACCGGCCGGATCGTCAAGAGCGGCACCGGTGCGGAACTATTGCACGACCCGGCGGTCAAAGAGGCCTACCTCGGCGTGGCCTGACCAGCCGCCACCCCTCATCGCAAGGAGTACCCCATGTTCCACATCAGTGGTGGCCGCCGGGCCGCCCTCGGCGTCACGAGCGCCGCGCTGCTGGCCCTCTCGCTGGCCGGCTGCGGCGAGAAGGAGAACACCGAGCAGCCCGGCGCCGGCCCCAGCGTCACCGCCGCCGCCGACTCGGCGCTGGCCGGGAAGGTGCCCGACGCCATCAAGGCCGACGGCGTGATCAAGGTCGGCACCGACTCGACGTACGCCCCGGCGGAGTTCCTCGACGCCGACGGCAAGACGGTCGTCGGCTTCGACATCGAGCTGTTCAACGCGGTCGCGCAGAAGCTCGGCCTGAAGGCCGAGTACGAGTCGGCGCCGTTCGACGCGATCCTGCCCGGCGTCGACTCCGGCAAGTACGAGGTCGGTGTCTCCTCGTTCACCATCAACGCCGAGCGGATGAAGACCGTCAACATGGTCAGCTACTACTCGGCCGGCACCCAGTGGGCGACCAAGGCCGGCAACCCGGCCAAGGTCGACACCGAGAACGCCTGCGGCAAGAAGATCGCCGTGCAGGTCGGCACCGTGCAGCTCGACGACATCACCGCCCGGTCGAAGAAGTGCACCGACGCCGGCAAGCCGGCGATCACCATCGACCAGTACCAGGCGCAGAGCGACGCCACCGCCGCCGTGGTCAGCGGCAAGGACGACGCCATGCTGGCCGACTCCCCGGTCGGCGCGTACGCGGTGAAGCAGAGCAACGGCCAGCTGGAGCTGCTCGGCGACATCTACGAGTCGGCCCCGTACGGCTACGCGGTGAAGAAGGACCAGGCCGCGTTCGCCGAGGTGCTGAAGGAGGCCGTCGCGGCGGTCATCGCCGACGGCTCGTACGAGGGCGCGCTGAAGAAGTGGGGCGTCGAGGGCGGCGCCATCACGACCCCGGCACTGAACCCGACCAGCTGACCATGTCGGTCGAGTCAGACACATCCGAACGGGCACGGCCGGAACCCATCCAGGCCGTGCCCGTGCGGCATCCCGGGCGGTGGGTCGCCGTCGCCGTGATCGGGGTGCTGGTGGCCATGTTCGTTCACCTGCTGGTGACGAACAAGGCGTTCAACTGGTCGTTCATGGTCGACGAGATGTTCCGCCCGCCGATCATGGAGGGCGTACGCGGAAGCATCGCGCTGCTGCTGACCGCCATGTTGATCGGCATCGGGCTGGGCGTCGTCATCGCCATCATGCGGCTGTCGGAGAACCCGGTCCTGCGCGGCGTCGCCTGGGCGTACACCTGGTTCTTCCGGGCGGTGCCCCGGCTGGTGCTGGCGATCCTCTTCGGCAACCTGGGCATCCTCTGGGCGCGCATCGAGTTCGGGCTGCCCTTCGACCGGCAGATCGGCGCCCTGTTCGGGGTCGACGACTTCGAGGCGCGGCTGTTCGGCTTCTCGGCGGTGGACATCCTCACCGGCTTCGTGGCCGGCATGCTGGCGCTGGGCCTGTCGGAGGCCGCCTACATGGCGGAGATCGTCCGGGCCGGCATCCAGTCGGTCGACGAGGGGCAGACCGAGGCCGCACAGGCGCTCGGTCTGAAGCGTGGGCAGATCCTGCGCCGCATCGTGCTGCCGCAGGCCATGCGGGTGATCGTCCCGCCGACCGGCAACGAGACCATCGCGATGCTCAAGGACACCTCGCTGGTCGCCTTCGTGCCGGTATCGATGGAGCTGTTCTTCCAGCTCAGGGCCGTCGGCAGCCGCACCTTCCAGGTCTTCCCGATGCTGGTCGCGGCGACCATCTGGTACCTGCTGCTGACCAGCGTGCTGCTGGTCGGGCAGTACTACCTGGAGCGGCACTTCTCCAAGGGCGTCGGGCGCAGCGTACGGGCGAAGACCAAGCTGCGGGGGATCGCCGCAGAGAGCGGCGGAACGACCGGGAAGGTGGACGGCGCATGACCGAGCTGACAGTGCCGGCCCAGGCCGGCGCGCCCGCGACGGAGTCCGGGCCGATGGTCCGGGCCGAGCAGGTACACAAGTCGTTCGGGCCGATCGAGGTGCTCAAGGGCATCGACCTGGAGGTCCGCAGCGGCGAGGTGTGCTGCCTGCTGGGTCCCTCGGGCTCCGGCAAGTCGACGTTCCTGCGCTGCATCAACCACCTGGAGAAGATCAACGCCGGTCGGATCTGGGTGGACGGCGACCTGATCGGCTACCGCGAGCGCGGCGGGAAGCTGCACGAGATGCGGGAGTCCGACGTCGCCGCCCAGCGCCGGGCGATCGGCATGGTGTTCCAGCGGTTCAACCTCTTCCCGCACATGACCGCCCTGCAGAACGTCGCCGAGGCGCCGGTACTGGTGGGCCGGGAGAAGAAGGCCGCCGCCCGGGACCGGGCCGCCGCCCTGCTGGAGCGGGTGGGGCTGGGCGACAAGCTCGGCAACTACCCGAGCCAGCTCTCCGGCGGGCAGCAGCAGCGGGTGGCGATCGCCCGGGCGCTGGCCATGCAGCCGAAGCTGATGCTCTTCGACGAGCCGACCAGCGCGCTCGACCCGGAGCTGGTCGGCGAGGTGCTCGACGTGATGAAGGACCTGGCCCGCGACGGCATGACGATGATCGTGGTCACCCACGAGATCGGCTTCGCCCGCGAGGTCGGCGACTCGCTGGTCTTCATGGACGACGGCGTCGTGGTCGAGTCCGGCGCGCCCCGCGAGGTGATCGCCAACCCCCGGCACGACCGGACGAAGGCGTTCCTGGCGAAGGTGCTCTGAGACGGTACGCCGGCGAGGCCCGACCCCCGGGCCGCGCCGGCGTCCGTGCCGGTGACGTCCGTCGCGGTCGCGCCCGTGCCGGTGTCCCGGAGTGTCGGAGCGGACGACTAGAGTCGCTGCCGTGACAGCTACGACGCCGCGCCTGCTCCTCGTCGACGGACACTCCATGGCATATCGGGCCTTCTTCGCCCTGCCGGTGGAAAACTTCTCCACCACGACGGGGCAGCCGACCAACGCGGTCTACGGCTTCACGTCCATGCTGATCAACGTGCTGCGCGACGAGCGGCCCACCCACATCGTGGTCACCTTCGACGTCTCCCGCCGTTCCTTCCGTACGGAGAAATACGCGGAGTACAAGGCCGGCCGCAGCGAGACCCCGACCGACTTCAAGGGCCAGGTCAGCCTGGTCAAGGAGGTCCTCGCGGCGCTGCGCATCCCGGTGGTGGAGAAGGAGGGCTTCGAGGCCGACGACCTCATCGCCA
This window harbors:
- a CDS encoding amino acid ABC transporter ATP-binding protein produces the protein MTELTVPAQAGAPATESGPMVRAEQVHKSFGPIEVLKGIDLEVRSGEVCCLLGPSGSGKSTFLRCINHLEKINAGRIWVDGDLIGYRERGGKLHEMRESDVAAQRRAIGMVFQRFNLFPHMTALQNVAEAPVLVGREKKAAARDRAAALLERVGLGDKLGNYPSQLSGGQQQRVAIARALAMQPKLMLFDEPTSALDPELVGEVLDVMKDLARDGMTMIVVTHEIGFAREVGDSLVFMDDGVVVESGAPREVIANPRHDRTKAFLAKVL
- a CDS encoding ABC transporter ATP-binding protein, giving the protein MSDTEQTPAIPAQAGAPAVEAVPTREPLLEVDKVTLRFGGVVALNEVDFTLYKGEILGLIGPNGAGKTTCFNAMTGIYQPTEGQIRFRGQKISGKKRHQITKMGMARTFQNIRLFPEMTALENVLVGTDAHNKTSVISALFRLPRYWKEERESREKAERLLEFVGIRGRLHEFARNLSYGEQRRLEIARALATDPALLCLDEPAAGFNPAEKEELLQLIRQIRDTGVTVLLIEHDMRLVMGVTDRIVVLEFGKKIAEGLPAEVRDNPKVIAAYLGVPDDAA
- a CDS encoding ABC transporter substrate-binding protein is translated as MFHISGGRRAALGVTSAALLALSLAGCGEKENTEQPGAGPSVTAAADSALAGKVPDAIKADGVIKVGTDSTYAPAEFLDADGKTVVGFDIELFNAVAQKLGLKAEYESAPFDAILPGVDSGKYEVGVSSFTINAERMKTVNMVSYYSAGTQWATKAGNPAKVDTENACGKKIAVQVGTVQLDDITARSKKCTDAGKPAITIDQYQAQSDATAAVVSGKDDAMLADSPVGAYAVKQSNGQLELLGDIYESAPYGYAVKKDQAAFAEVLKEAVAAVIADGSYEGALKKWGVEGGAITTPALNPTS
- a CDS encoding branched-chain amino acid ABC transporter permease, giving the protein MNFDDLFSNFGTYTTTGLTQGAIYALVALGYTLVYGVLRLINFAHSEVFIAGAFAAIWTWNGFGLDQNSQVSGIGSIMFYLLVAMIVAAIASAGTATVIERVAYRPLRRRNAPPLAFLITAIGASIAISEAFGIWTRRRPEGAPILVSQDPLFHIFGVPIDAVQLLTLGSALVMMIALDLFINRSRVGRGIRAVAQDSNTAALMGVNKDRIILIVFIAGGSMAGVAGLLYDVRIQTLTYSVGFLLGLKAFTAAVLGGIGNLRGALVGGLLLGLIENYASGLFGSQWKDFAAFALLVVLLMFRPTGLLGESLGRARA
- a CDS encoding branched-chain amino acid ABC transporter permease, whose product is MTNVLEKVRSGREAAGERWRGAPRWVRWALLIAVIAFFYALPNKEFYQYLGPIPTPGANFTQVMFTVSIYVLLAVGLNIVVGFAGLLDLGYFGFFAVGAYTVAVLTSPSSDLKTLWPWLLAVPVAIALTMVSGVMLGTPTLRLRGDYLALVTLGFAEMIRIGAVSSEFLKGQRGFNQIPHPPGEYADGKPFFGVLDARPYYWLVLTVIILVVIGVRNLTNSRVGRAWISIREDEDAAQLMGVPTFKFKLWAFAAGAAIAGLAGALFAGKQNFVNSQNFELLNSIIILAAVIFGGSGNIVGAIVGGGLVAYMIERFRGIELLGVELYEYRFLFFGLVLVVMMIFRPEGLIPNRRRAAEFKDRRKEVTVGE
- a CDS encoding ABC transporter ATP-binding protein; translation: MLLEIDDVSLLYGRIQALHGISLTVDEGEIVALIGANGAGKSTTMRAISGIRPVASGSIRFNGEDITKLRADLRVRRGLCQAPEGRGIFPGMTVLDNLDMGAYTRRDRAGIAQDLDRVLNLFPRLAERRKQAGGTLSGGEQQMLAVGRALMSRPKLLLLDEPSMGLAPMLIQQIFDIIVEINQQGTTILLVEQNAQQALARAHRAYVLETGRIVKSGTGAELLHDPAVKEAYLGVA
- a CDS encoding branched-chain amino acid ABC transporter substrate-binding protein, with the translated sequence MRQKLARVIGGVAMLALVAGGTACSSSDDTASGGDACGNKIAFFGALTGPSAALGINENNGVKLAVDKYNKENTDCKVELVPLDSQGSPDQAPQLAQKAIDDTKILGIIGPAYSGESEAAGPLFNEAGLVTITPSATRPSLSEQKWKTFFRAVGNDFSQGPAAGNYIKNVLKADTVFVIDDQSAYGAGLADEVKKVLGPSVVGSDKVQGDGKQVEFSAVVTKVKAANAKAIFYGGYYQEAGLIRKQLTAAGITAPLVAGDGVNDGAYITSAGAAAAEGTILTCPCQPAAEARGTFVQEYKALNGTDPGTYSDTAYDAANILLAGIKAGKTSREGLLEFVKGYSGEGVAAKYKFVEGGELDPAEVKVWAFKVVGGKVVPDQEIPKS
- a CDS encoding amino acid ABC transporter permease; this translates as MSVESDTSERARPEPIQAVPVRHPGRWVAVAVIGVLVAMFVHLLVTNKAFNWSFMVDEMFRPPIMEGVRGSIALLLTAMLIGIGLGVVIAIMRLSENPVLRGVAWAYTWFFRAVPRLVLAILFGNLGILWARIEFGLPFDRQIGALFGVDDFEARLFGFSAVDILTGFVAGMLALGLSEAAYMAEIVRAGIQSVDEGQTEAAQALGLKRGQILRRIVLPQAMRVIVPPTGNETIAMLKDTSLVAFVPVSMELFFQLRAVGSRTFQVFPMLVAATIWYLLLTSVLLVGQYYLERHFSKGVGRSVRAKTKLRGIAAESGGTTGKVDGA